In Halopseudomonas xinjiangensis, a single genomic region encodes these proteins:
- a CDS encoding ATP-grasp fold amidoligase family protein produces MALKSLVVGQQEAQPLLPSAPDLINDLREAAMYQWQYFRIHRRFCNFENPRAFSEKIFHRMRYPLPEFSRLADKVLVRDYIRDTIGDQYNVPMYAVVDEVRPEHFAMLPDAFVIKANHSCGSLRIIPDKSVCDVVELSKTANEWLKVDFSQYNHEKHYHDIRPRILFEKALLVSGKPAPDYKIHVFNDANGRSFSFLQVIDGRFGVTTQNLYSTDWLVMPFRIGGRLPGSLNPEITAPPEELPEMVRIAKGLARPFGYCRVDMYVFEGQIYIGELTLTPGAGGCRFTPEQWDWTLGSLFRWPEVPLTAPARNAAEPAHSPVQTTECSCGRDEPKRANVA; encoded by the coding sequence ATGGCATTGAAAAGCCTTGTAGTCGGCCAGCAGGAAGCTCAGCCCCTCCTCCCTTCCGCGCCTGACCTGATCAACGATTTACGTGAAGCCGCCATGTATCAGTGGCAGTACTTCCGCATTCACCGCAGGTTCTGCAATTTCGAAAACCCGCGTGCATTCTCGGAAAAGATCTTTCACCGGATGCGCTACCCGTTACCGGAGTTTTCCCGCCTGGCCGACAAGGTGCTGGTGCGTGACTACATCCGCGACACCATTGGTGATCAATACAACGTCCCCATGTATGCCGTGGTCGACGAAGTGCGCCCCGAACATTTCGCCATGCTGCCTGATGCTTTCGTTATCAAGGCCAACCATAGCTGTGGGTCGCTGCGGATCATTCCGGATAAGTCCGTCTGCGATGTGGTGGAGCTGTCGAAGACCGCCAACGAGTGGCTCAAGGTGGATTTCTCCCAGTACAACCACGAGAAACACTACCACGACATCCGGCCGCGCATCCTGTTCGAGAAAGCGCTGCTGGTAAGCGGAAAACCGGCTCCAGACTACAAGATTCACGTATTCAACGACGCCAACGGACGCAGCTTCAGTTTCCTTCAGGTGATCGATGGCCGCTTCGGCGTAACGACCCAGAACCTGTACTCGACCGATTGGCTGGTGATGCCGTTCCGCATCGGCGGGCGTTTGCCCGGCAGCCTCAACCCGGAGATCACTGCTCCGCCGGAAGAACTGCCTGAGATGGTCAGGATTGCAAAAGGCCTGGCTCGGCCGTTCGGCTATTGCCGTGTAGACATGTATGTCTTCGAAGGGCAGATATACATCGGCGAGCTGACGCTTACCCCCGGCGCTGGCGGTTGCCGGTTCACGCCAGAGCAATGGGACTGGACGCTTGGCTCGCTGTTCCGTTGGCCCGAGGTGCCCTTGACCGCGCCTGCCCGAAACGCAGCAGAACCCGCCCACTCACCTGTGCAGACCACTGA